A single Amphiprion ocellaris isolate individual 3 ecotype Okinawa chromosome 15, ASM2253959v1, whole genome shotgun sequence DNA region contains:
- the LOC111562468 gene encoding chitin synthase chs-1-like: MEEERDLPKRSWDTCREVPIIEDERTPWKLIKLLKIISLIIVALFVFGLALCSKASLLLLITLSQEGTKVIPDNQKPVALLCIGCALIAPSVFLFLKSFWKSCHKTSKVPKKTTTALVLFFEFLVSVGAAILIIVAMPHLDIVTNVTILNSVAVFSALLQVVAQCTSKERNRFLLPSITAFILILLGFVLFLVLYIIKDPTDTQMTIWVGLAVGGAFLVSLNWWENYFRVICENTKSTSLKNLCKDITRCRNMLHILSSLIRIMVTACVLGAYIPLAKMEWDIVTSIPSRETRIIAIIIGVQLISSALCHWFSLAACKMHALRRCFILPLYLASLAVMALFVIPVIVDYQNYISLNGTASTNFTRYCSLVVDARNQSVNGSVFPDLVLDVAHTLCFLDMSTIFDIGMLTGLAVSWWLGLVMATLHLWYLNVYRIQRTQDLFVRRLYEGTFIEQSLLLNTRFDIRTKDRKKFKEFETTMVYLCATMWHETYDEMMNILISIFRLDKYRPKNETKFKDFTFEAHIYFDDAFQHVDGSQERHLNEYGENLVAIITEVYGIFNNINEKFFRKQQQIPDQTIIRTPYGGRLIVTMPHGNNIVVHFKDKELIRHKKRWSQIMYLYYLLGYKLMTKHYLRWKMNDDEKELKEKVEREKHNTYLLALDGDTDFQPGAVMLLIDRMKMYPRVGAVCGRIHPTGSGPAVWFQKFEYAVSHWLQKTAEHVFGCVLCSPGCFSLFRAAALMDDNVMKRYSTKSMEASHYIQYDQGEDRWLCTLLLKQGWRVEYNAASDAYTNAPESFKELYNQRRRWGPSTMANIVDLLGATDLISKRNSSMSKAFMFYQLFGIISGTLAPATICLLLAGGLSLIFSIDPAGALIIAVIPPAIYLGLCFHLKADTQIAIAAIMSIIYAFLMLVVTMTIIASMVDNLVSPSSMFVTCMGIIYIVTAIMHPQEFGLIFYGLLYIICVPSAYLLLTIYSMVNMNNVSWGTRETKPAAGAAPPAANIPQTKAQKAKSTFHWLFSWVKCCKKSSRSSQDGQVISDQQNMIPEQPEPQPQNTIVEDTGIPEAEQGQAAPVFNNPVQSWVTQLQNVSDDMRLQEESLDQDEVNFWNELQEKYLKPLADDKERQKKIANDLRELRNKINFAFFIVNAFWLAATFTLQVFNETFAIKIPAVNIELKRTGGTINIDPIGIMFIAGFALSVFLQFIGMFYHRIYTLIHYVAFTDTEPRERKPEEEQHEYLPGKKDDQVSSADSTYGSQQDSESDFSDDDDDDDLWSSRGTLV, from the exons atggaggaggaaagagaCCTGCCCAA gaGGTCGTGGGACACCTGTAGAGAGGTTCCGATCATTGAAGATGAAAGGACACCGTGGAAGTTGATCAAATTACTAAAGATCATCTCTTTGATTATAGTAgctctttttgtgtttggacTGGCATTGTGTAGCAAG GCTTCTTTGCTTCTCCTCATCACGCTATCACAAGAAGGCACAAAAGTCATCCCAGATAATCAGAAACCCGTCGCTCTCTTGTGTATCGGCTGCGCTCTAATCGCCCCCAGTGTCTTCCTGTTTCTCAAAAGCTTCTGGAAATCATGTCACAAAACATCGAAGGTgcccaaaaaaacaaccactgcCCTG GTTCTGTTCTTTGAGTTTCTGGTGTCAGTGGGTGCGGCCATTCTCATCATCGTGGCGATGCCTCATTTGGACATTGTGACCAACGTGACCATACTGAACAGTGTGGCCGTCTTCTCTGCGCTCCTTCAGGTGGTCGCTCAGTGCACTTCCAAGGAAAGGAACCGCTTCCTGCTGCCTTCCATCACCGCCTTCATCCTCATTCTGCTCGGTTTTGTTCTGTTCCTCGTCCTGTACATCATCAAGGATCCGACTGATACCCAGATGACCATTTGGGTGGGTCTGGCTGTTGGTGGGGCCTTCTTGGTGTCTTTGAACTGGTGGGAGAACTACTTCAGAGTGATCTGTGAGAACACAAAGTCCACCTCCCTCAAGAACTTGTGCAAAGACATAACAAGGTGCCGGAACATGCTACACATCCTCTCCAGCCTGATCAGGATTATGGTGACTGCCTGTGTGCTCGGAGCCTACATCCCTCTGGCTAAAATGGAGTGGGACATCGTGACCTCCATCCCGAGTCGTGAGACCAGGATCATAGCCATCatcattggagtccagctgatCTCTTCAGCTCTTTGCCACTGGTTTTCATTGGCAGCCTGCAAGATGCACGCCCTGCGACGATGCTTCATCCTGCCTTTGTACCTGGCCTCTCTGGCTGTGATGGCCCTGTTCGTCATCCCCGTCATTGTTGACTATCAGAACTACATAAGCCTGAATGGAACTGCAAGCACCAACTTCACAAGATACTGTAGTTTAGTTGTGGATGCAAGAAACCAAAGCGTGAACGGCAGCGTGTTTCCAGATCTGGTTTTGGACGTTGCACACACTCTGTGCTTCCTGGACATGTCCACGATCTTTGACATCGGCATGCTGACAG GATTAGCAGTGTCCTGGTGGCTTGGTCTTGTGATGGCCACCCTTCATCTCTGGTACCTCAATGTGTATCGCATCCAGAGGACACAAGACCTGTTCGTCAGGAGGCTGTATGAAGGAACCTTTATCGAACAGTCTCTGCTCCTCAACACCCGATTCGACATCCGGACCAAAGACAGGAAAAA GTTTAAGGAGTTTGAAACAACAATGGTGTATCTATGTGCGACCATGTGGCACGAGACCTACGATGAGATGATGAACATTCTGATCTCAATATTCAG ACTGGACAAGTACAGACCAAAGAATGAAACAAAGTTCAAAGATTTCACCTTTGAAGCCCACATCTACTTTGATGATGCATTCCAACATGTTGACGGGAGTCAGGAACGCCATCTTAACGAATATGGAGAGAACCTTGTAGCGATCATTACAGAGGTTTATGG CATCTTCAACAACATTAATGAAAAGTTCTtcaggaagcagcagcaaatCCCTGATCAGACCATCATAAGAACACCGTATGGAGGTCGTCTGATCGTCACCATGCCTCATGGGAACAACATTGTGGTTCACTTCAAGGATAAAGAACTCATCCGTCACAAAAAGAGATGGTCTCAG ATCATGTACCTTTACTATCTGCTGGGGTATAAACTCATGACCAAACATTACTTACGGTGGAAGATGAACGATGATGAGAAGGAACTGAAAGAAAAGGTCGAG AGAGAGAAGCACAACACCTACCTCCTGGCTTTAGATGGGGACACAGACTTCCAGCCTGGCGCTGTGATGCTGCTCATCGACCGTATGAAGATGTACCCTCGAGTCGGGGCAGTGTGTGGCAGGATTCACCCCACTGGATCAG GTCCTGCAGTCTGGTTCCAGAAGTTTGAGTATGCTGTCAGTCACTGGCTGCAGAAGACAGCGGAGCATGTGTTTGGATGTGTGCTGTGCAGTCCCGGATGCTTCAGTCTGTTCAGAGCAGCAGCGCTAATGGACGACAACGTGATGAAGAGATATTCAACCAAGTCCATGGAGGCGAGTCACTACATCCAGTATGATCAAG GTGAGGACCGCTGGCTTTGCACTCTGCTGTTGAAGCAAGGATGGAGGGTGGAGTACAACGCAGCATCTGATGCCTACACCAACGCACCAGAGAGCTTCAAAGAGCTCTACAACCAG CGTCGGCGATGGGGACCATCCACGATGGCCAACATCGTGGATCTGCTGGGCGCCACCGACCTGATCTCCAAGAGAAATTCCTCCATGTCCAAAGCCTTCATGTTTTACCAGCTGTTTGGCATCATCTCGGGCACTCTGGCTCCTGCCACCATCTGCCTTTTGCTCGCag GTGGACTGTCCCTCATCTTTAGCATTGATCCTGCTGGCGCTCTGATCATTGCTGTGATTCCTCCTGCCATCTATCTGGGTCTTTGCTTCCATCTCAAGGCAGACACTCAGATCGCTATAGCAGCAATCATGAGTATCATTTATGCATTCCTTATGTTGGTGGTGACAATGACCATTATTG CATCAATGGTGGACAACTTGGTGTCACCCAGCAGCATGTTCGTTACCTGCATGGGCATCATTTACATAGTCACTGCGATAATGCATCCTCAGGAATTCGGCCTCATTTTCTATGGCTTGCTCTACATCATCTGCGTCCCCAGCGCCTACCTTCTGCTCACCATCTACTCCATGGTCAACATGAACAATGTCTCTTGGGGGACCAGGGAGACGAAACCTGCCGCTGGCgctgctccacctgcagctaACATCCCGCAAACAAAAGCACAGAAAG CCAAAAGCACGTTCCACTGGCTCTTCTCATGGgtcaaatgttgcaaaaagtCCAGCCGGAGCTCTCAAGATGGACAAGTCATTAGCGACCAGCAAAACATGATCCCAGAGCAGCCTGAGCCTCAACCACAAAACACCATTGTGGAGGACACAGGTATCCCAGAAGCAGAACAGGG GCAAGCGGCACCTGTTTTCAATAATCCAGTTCAAA GTTGGGTCACACAgctacagaatgtgtctgatgACATGCGACTGCAGGAGGAATCCCTCgaccag GACGAGGTGAATTTCTGGAACGAGCTGCAGGAGAAATACCTGAAACCTCTGGCTGATGACAAAGAGAGGCAGAAGAAGATTGCCAATGACCTGCGAGAGCTAAGAAACAAG ATCAACTTTGCCTTCTTCATTGTGAATGCTTTCTGGCTGGCCGCGACGTTCACCCTCCAGGTCTTCAACGAAACCTTCGCCATCAAGATCCCAGCGGTCAACATCGAGCTCAAACGAACTGGAGGAACCATCAACATCGATCCCATTGGCATAATGTTCATTGCGGGATTTGCTCTTTCGGTTTTTCTCCAGTTCATTGGCATGTTTTATCACAG GATCTACACTCTGATCCATTATGTGGCCTTCACGGACACTGAGCCCAGAGAGAGAAAACCAGAAGAAGAACAGCATGAATACCTGCCAGGCAAAAAG GACGACCAGGTCTCCAGTGCAGACTCTACGTACGGCTCCCAGCAGGACTCTGAAAGCGACTTcagcgatgatgatgatgatgatgatctatGGAGTAGTAGAGGGACTTTGGTGTAA